In Nitrospira sp., one genomic interval encodes:
- a CDS encoding FtsQ-type POTRA domain-containing protein yields MGLRWRTRRRDSINPRANSRAESFSADSVNKGSYWSRVGRGLLISLRVLATVTVLVGGCSGLFVLAREIGPLTREWFLVRSVTVSGLQHVNRKEVLSRLALRADTALYSINPTWLAERLKGHPWIKDATVSLKPLHEIHIEVVERTPAVVVRTLPENLLADAEGYLLAHLGSTDDPNLPILSGVDGKGLAQGRSEERRAVKVGAALAKMVGQTTGGRPDINVSNLHNLVVSVQGVTFQLSEASMDQQWSRFLKMRPALRDVAFDGEGARASEIDLRFADRVIVRGRG; encoded by the coding sequence ATGGGCCTGCGCTGGCGTACAAGACGACGCGACTCCATCAATCCCCGGGCCAACTCGCGGGCGGAGTCCTTCTCGGCCGATTCGGTAAACAAGGGGAGTTATTGGTCGCGGGTCGGCCGAGGACTGCTGATCTCGCTGCGTGTGCTCGCGACGGTGACTGTGTTGGTAGGCGGCTGCTCGGGGCTCTTTGTCCTGGCTCGCGAAATCGGCCCCTTGACCAGGGAATGGTTTTTGGTGCGCTCCGTCACCGTCAGCGGCTTGCAGCATGTGAACCGGAAGGAAGTGCTGAGCCGTCTGGCCCTGAGGGCGGATACGGCGTTGTATTCCATCAATCCCACATGGCTTGCCGAGCGACTGAAGGGCCACCCGTGGATCAAGGATGCCACCGTGTCACTGAAGCCCCTGCACGAAATTCATATCGAGGTCGTCGAGCGGACTCCTGCGGTGGTGGTCCGGACCCTGCCGGAGAATCTGCTTGCGGATGCAGAGGGGTATCTGTTGGCGCATCTGGGCTCGACTGACGATCCCAACCTGCCGATTCTCTCCGGCGTCGACGGCAAGGGGCTGGCGCAGGGCCGCTCGGAGGAGCGCCGGGCGGTCAAGGTGGGGGCGGCCCTCGCCAAGATGGTCGGCCAAACGACCGGGGGGCGGCCGGACATCAATGTGAGCAATCTACATAACTTGGTCGTATCGGTTCAGGGCGTGACGTTTCAGCTCAGTGAGGCATCAATGGATCAGCAATGGAGCCGGTTCTTGAAAATGCGGCCCGCATTGCGTGACGTGGCCTTTGACGGCGAGGGCGCGAGGGCGAGTGAGATCGATCTCCGCTTTGCCGACCGCGTCATCGTCCGGGGAAGGGGGTGA
- a CDS encoding D-alanine--D-alanine ligase: protein MGGQSSEREVSLKTGEAVYRSLVRSGYDAVAIDVGPSLYQTLQEQLIEIAFLALHGPGGEDGAIQGFLETIGIPYTGSGVRPSAIGMHKVVTKVELASHGIPVPRGTVVVRGKNPSLARVLSEARLQLPVVVKPPSQGSTIGVTIVRKATQWKEALRLAHRYEEEAMVETFIPGHEVTVSLLGGDGGTVTALPAVEIVAPEGFYDFSAKYEKGRTQYLCPAPLPAAVSREIRKLAGETYRALGCRGAARVDFRITPKSKPYVLEINTVPGMTETSLLPMAAKQANISYDALVERILQSALQRAGVGAFRAVR, encoded by the coding sequence ATGGGAGGACAGTCGTCCGAGCGCGAGGTGTCGTTGAAAACCGGAGAAGCCGTGTACCGGTCGCTCGTGCGGAGCGGGTACGATGCCGTCGCTATCGATGTCGGTCCGTCTCTCTACCAGACGTTGCAGGAACAACTCATCGAGATCGCATTTCTGGCGTTGCACGGCCCCGGAGGGGAAGACGGCGCCATCCAGGGGTTTTTGGAGACGATCGGCATTCCCTATACTGGCTCCGGCGTACGGCCCAGTGCCATTGGTATGCATAAGGTGGTGACGAAGGTGGAGCTGGCATCGCACGGGATTCCGGTGCCTCGCGGGACGGTGGTGGTGCGCGGCAAGAACCCCAGCCTGGCGCGCGTCTTGTCGGAGGCCAGACTCCAACTGCCGGTGGTAGTGAAACCGCCGAGTCAGGGGTCCACGATTGGGGTCACGATCGTTCGTAAAGCCACTCAATGGAAAGAGGCCTTGCGTCTGGCCCATCGTTATGAAGAGGAGGCCATGGTCGAGACCTTCATTCCCGGCCATGAAGTGACGGTCTCGCTGTTGGGCGGTGATGGGGGAACGGTGACAGCCTTGCCTGCCGTCGAGATCGTCGCCCCGGAGGGGTTCTATGATTTTTCGGCCAAGTACGAAAAGGGCCGAACGCAATACCTCTGTCCGGCGCCGCTGCCCGCCGCTGTCAGCCGAGAAATCCGCAAACTGGCCGGCGAAACCTATCGCGCGTTGGGCTGTCGGGGCGCCGCGCGTGTCGATTTCCGCATCACGCCCAAGAGCAAACCCTACGTGTTGGAGATCAACACGGTGCCGGGCATGACGGAGACGAGTTTGTTGCCGATGGCGGCGAAGCAGGCGAATATTTCCTATGACGCATTGGTGGAACGCATTCTCCAGTCCGCCCTGCAGCGGGCTGGCGTCGGGGCATTCCGAGCCGTGAGGTAG
- the murB gene encoding UDP-N-acetylmuramate dehydrogenase: MTGRVREQAAKRSREEWRQILEGVTGRVIHEAPLRDYTSFHIGGPAEVLVEPADLEDLCRLTAQAHRARAPLFVVGGTNLLVRDGGIRGLVVSLARFKHIKEEPDHVLYAEGGVGMPTLIGYAIRRSLAGLEWGAGIPGTVAGCVVMNAGTRLGEMRQAVKAVRLVDPRGHVKDIAAVDIPFSYRRAHVPRGIVAGVWLQLRPGDHDVIERTVKDYLQYRKETQPLTMPSAGCVFKNPPKDSAGRLIEAAGLKGARVGDAQVSEKHANFMVNLGQAQAAEVLTLIRKVRHAVKKASGVTLELELKVVGQA; this comes from the coding sequence GTGACAGGGAGAGTCCGTGAACAGGCGGCGAAACGGAGCAGGGAAGAGTGGCGACAGATCTTGGAGGGCGTCACGGGAAGGGTCATCCATGAGGCGCCGTTACGGGACTACACGTCGTTCCACATCGGCGGACCGGCGGAGGTGTTGGTTGAACCGGCCGACCTCGAGGACCTCTGTCGGCTCACGGCCCAAGCCCATCGGGCCAGGGCGCCGCTGTTCGTGGTGGGCGGGACCAACCTGCTGGTTCGGGATGGCGGTATCCGCGGCCTGGTCGTCAGTCTGGCTCGGTTCAAGCACATCAAGGAGGAGCCGGACCACGTGCTTTATGCCGAAGGGGGCGTCGGCATGCCGACCTTGATCGGGTACGCGATCCGTCGGTCGCTGGCTGGGCTGGAATGGGGCGCCGGCATTCCCGGGACGGTCGCCGGCTGTGTCGTGATGAATGCCGGTACGAGATTGGGAGAAATGAGGCAGGCGGTGAAGGCGGTCCGGCTCGTCGATCCGCGGGGGCACGTGAAGGATATTGCCGCTGTCGACATTCCGTTTAGCTATCGACGGGCGCATGTACCGCGCGGAATCGTGGCGGGCGTCTGGCTGCAGCTACGGCCGGGAGATCACGATGTGATCGAGCGGACGGTCAAAGATTACTTGCAGTATCGCAAGGAGACGCAACCGTTGACGATGCCGAGCGCGGGTTGCGTCTTCAAGAATCCGCCGAAGGATTCAGCCGGTCGTCTCATCGAAGCGGCAGGCCTTAAGGGCGCGCGGGTCGGCGATGCGCAGGTGTCCGAGAAACATGCCAACTTCATGGTCAACCTGGGCCAAGCGCAGGCGGCGGAGGTGTTGACCTTGATCCGCAAGGTGCGTCACGCGGTGAAAAAGGCGTCCGGCGTGACGTTGGAGTTGGAGTTGAAAGTGGTTGGTCAGGCCTGA
- a CDS encoding UDP-N-acetylmuramate--L-alanine ligase, with product MFRKTQHIHLVGIGGAGMSGIAEVLLTLGYKVSGSDLSQSETTRRLEELGGRIATGHHESNIGEAQVVVISSAVSATNPEVVAAKAKQIPVIPRAEMLAELMRLKFGVAIAGAHGKTTTTSMVATVLAQGGLDPTMVIGGKVNALGSHARLGRGDLLIAEADESDGSFLRLSPTIVAVTNIDREHLEHYGTMERLNDGFLEFINKVPFYGLAVLCADDERLRNLFPRVVKRYQTYGLQEQAGYVPDFRATDISLKQWGSEFRAFFRGRSLGPFRLGIPGIHNVSNALIAIAIGVELDIPVDLIRKGLAAFTGVERRFHLRGEKAGIMVIDDYGHHPTEVKATIAAAKQGWDRRVVVLFQPHRYTRSRDLMQEFAHAFDQADLLFMTEIYAAGEQPIPGVSGEKLVEAVRAGGHPSATFVERKESLAEQVLPALKAGDLVITLGAGDIWKSGLAILERLPAAS from the coding sequence ATGTTCAGAAAGACACAACATATTCACCTGGTAGGAATCGGCGGGGCTGGAATGAGCGGGATTGCCGAAGTCCTCTTGACGCTCGGCTACAAAGTCAGCGGGTCCGATCTGAGCCAGTCCGAAACCACGCGTCGTTTGGAAGAACTGGGCGGGCGGATCGCCACCGGCCATCATGAGTCCAATATCGGCGAGGCCCAGGTTGTGGTGATTTCCTCCGCGGTGTCCGCTACGAATCCGGAAGTCGTGGCCGCCAAGGCCAAACAGATTCCGGTCATCCCCCGGGCCGAGATGTTGGCGGAACTCATGCGCTTGAAGTTCGGCGTGGCCATTGCGGGTGCTCACGGCAAGACCACGACGACCTCGATGGTCGCCACCGTCTTGGCGCAGGGCGGTTTGGACCCCACGATGGTGATCGGGGGCAAGGTCAATGCGCTGGGGAGCCATGCGCGACTGGGGCGCGGTGATTTGCTGATTGCCGAGGCCGATGAAAGCGATGGCTCCTTTTTGCGGCTCTCGCCGACGATCGTGGCGGTGACCAATATCGACCGAGAGCATCTCGAACATTACGGTACCATGGAGCGGCTCAACGACGGCTTCTTGGAATTCATCAACAAGGTGCCCTTCTATGGACTGGCCGTCCTCTGCGCCGACGACGAACGTTTGCGGAATCTGTTCCCGCGTGTGGTCAAACGCTACCAGACCTACGGACTGCAGGAGCAGGCAGGGTACGTCCCCGATTTTCGCGCCACCGACATCAGCCTGAAGCAATGGGGCTCCGAATTTCGGGCCTTCTTCCGCGGGCGCAGCCTCGGGCCGTTCCGGCTCGGTATTCCGGGCATCCACAACGTGTCGAACGCCTTGATCGCGATTGCCATCGGCGTGGAGCTGGACATCCCGGTCGACCTGATCCGCAAGGGTCTCGCTGCCTTTACCGGGGTGGAACGGCGTTTCCATCTTCGTGGCGAAAAGGCCGGCATCATGGTGATCGATGACTACGGACACCATCCGACGGAGGTCAAGGCGACGATTGCGGCAGCGAAGCAGGGGTGGGATCGGCGGGTGGTCGTCCTCTTCCAGCCGCATCGGTATACGCGTTCGCGCGATTTGATGCAGGAATTCGCCCATGCCTTCGATCAGGCGGACCTGTTGTTCATGACGGAAATTTACGCGGCGGGCGAACAGCCGATTCCCGGCGTATCCGGCGAAAAACTGGTGGAGGCCGTCCGCGCGGGGGGCCATCCTTCGGCGACGTTTGTCGAACGGAAGGAGTCCTTGGCGGAGCAGGTGCTGCCGGCGCTCAAGGCCGGGGATCTTGTGATCACGCTCGGTGCCGGAGACATCTGGAAGAGCGGCTTGGCAATTCTCGAACGCTTGCCGGCCGCGAGCTAG
- the murG gene encoding undecaprenyldiphospho-muramoylpentapeptide beta-N-acetylglucosaminyltransferase: protein MTIVIAAGGTGGHLYPAIAVAREFLQRDPATKILFVGTTRGIEGKVLAHEGFPLHCIAAKPLMGKSPVEILKALAAVPVSLWQSLGILKAQRADLVFGVGGYTSPAMLLAAFLRKIPGVILEPNAYPGVANKAVAPLVQRIFLAFESTLQFFDRRRARVVGTPVRRDFLQRDEPDHRTMETAAAKRLLIFGGSQGAKAINSAVIDALPRLKALNQALAITHQTGEADLARVKAAYEAAGLSAQISPFLFDMPTALQAADLVISRSGAMTIAELNASGTPAILIPLPTAIYNHQLRNAEVMVQAGGAVLLSQGELTGGTLAQTVTDILCDPQRLATMSRCSWNMRRSDAAETIVRECYDLIRRRHETSGGTP from the coding sequence ATGACGATCGTGATTGCCGCTGGAGGGACGGGGGGGCATTTGTACCCGGCGATTGCCGTGGCGAGGGAGTTTCTCCAGCGCGACCCCGCGACCAAGATTCTCTTTGTCGGCACGACACGTGGGATCGAGGGTAAGGTGTTGGCGCACGAAGGGTTTCCGTTGCACTGTATCGCCGCGAAGCCGTTGATGGGGAAAAGTCCCGTGGAGATTCTCAAGGCCTTGGCGGCCGTGCCGGTGAGTCTGTGGCAATCGCTGGGGATCTTGAAGGCCCAGCGGGCCGACCTCGTGTTCGGCGTCGGCGGCTATACGAGTCCGGCGATGCTGCTGGCGGCCTTTTTACGCAAAATTCCGGGGGTCATTCTTGAACCGAATGCCTATCCCGGCGTGGCCAATAAGGCGGTGGCGCCGCTGGTGCAGCGGATTTTCCTGGCCTTCGAATCGACCCTCCAATTTTTCGATCGCCGGAGGGCCCGAGTGGTCGGGACGCCGGTACGTCGGGATTTTCTGCAGAGGGATGAGCCGGACCACCGCACGATGGAGACTGCTGCTGCCAAGCGCCTCTTGATCTTCGGAGGCAGCCAAGGAGCAAAAGCGATTAACTCCGCGGTGATCGATGCCCTGCCACGGTTGAAGGCCTTGAACCAGGCGCTCGCCATCACCCATCAAACCGGCGAGGCGGATCTCGCCCGCGTGAAGGCGGCGTATGAAGCGGCCGGCCTGTCGGCGCAGATCAGTCCCTTTCTCTTCGACATGCCGACTGCGCTCCAAGCAGCGGACTTGGTGATCTCGCGATCCGGCGCCATGACCATTGCTGAGCTGAATGCCTCCGGAACGCCGGCCATTCTTATTCCCCTGCCCACGGCCATCTATAACCATCAACTGCGAAATGCGGAGGTGATGGTGCAAGCCGGCGGGGCGGTGTTGCTGTCGCAAGGCGAGCTGACCGGCGGGACCTTGGCTCAAACGGTGACCGACATCCTTTGCGATCCGCAGCGGCTGGCCACGATGAGCCGGTGCAGTTGGAACATGCGGCGCAGCGATGCGGCAGAGACGATTGTGCGTGAATGTTACGACCTCATAAGGAGGCGTCATGAGACCAGCGGTGGTACACCATGA
- the ftsW gene encoding putative lipid II flippase FtsW: protein MGQKALGTLSLPWPTSTQRKPTRVPVDPGLLAITLSLALIGLVMVFSASAVVATKKFGYSWYYLKWQVVWLGAGLLIMHLVSKIDYTLWRKTAIPLLCLATVLLGLVLVPSLGLVGKGARRWLHVGTLNVQPAELTKLIAVIYVAAYVSKKQERLEHFSRGLLPPLIVLALLSGLILLEPDLGTVVVMGLVAVTLLFLAGARIKHLLLLSLCAVPAVAALILGSSYRRQRVMDFLRGVRDPTGSGYQIQQSFLAFGSGGPFGVGLGEGKQKLFFLPEAHTDFVLALIGEELGLVGSVTIVLLFGLFVIKGFQIASRARQPFGRYLAMGITMLIGLQALVNAGVATGLLPTKGLTLPFVSYGGSSLVVNLVGVGILLSISRDRHGGRDGSAGSSPRKRGGLSV from the coding sequence ATGGGACAGAAAGCGCTCGGGACCTTGAGCTTGCCCTGGCCGACATCGACGCAGCGGAAGCCCACGCGTGTCCCGGTCGATCCGGGTTTGCTGGCAATCACGTTGAGCCTGGCCTTGATCGGACTCGTGATGGTGTTCAGTGCGAGTGCGGTCGTCGCGACCAAAAAATTCGGCTACTCGTGGTATTACCTCAAGTGGCAGGTGGTGTGGCTCGGGGCAGGCCTGCTGATCATGCACCTGGTTTCGAAGATCGACTACACTCTCTGGCGCAAGACGGCGATTCCGCTCCTGTGTCTGGCCACGGTACTGCTGGGGTTGGTATTGGTACCGTCATTGGGGTTGGTGGGCAAGGGCGCCAGGCGGTGGTTGCATGTGGGCACGCTCAATGTCCAGCCGGCCGAGTTGACCAAATTGATCGCCGTCATCTATGTCGCGGCCTATGTGAGCAAGAAGCAAGAGCGACTCGAACACTTTTCGCGCGGGCTCCTGCCGCCGTTGATCGTCCTTGCCCTGCTGAGCGGCCTGATCCTCCTGGAACCGGATTTGGGCACGGTCGTGGTCATGGGCCTGGTGGCGGTCACACTGCTCTTCCTGGCTGGAGCGAGGATCAAGCATCTGCTCCTGCTCTCGCTCTGTGCCGTGCCGGCCGTGGCGGCCTTGATTTTGGGGTCCAGTTACCGGCGGCAGCGCGTGATGGACTTTCTGCGCGGGGTCAGGGACCCGACCGGATCCGGATACCAAATTCAGCAATCCTTTCTGGCCTTCGGCAGCGGCGGCCCGTTCGGCGTGGGACTGGGTGAAGGAAAACAAAAGCTGTTTTTTCTGCCGGAAGCGCATACGGACTTCGTGTTGGCGCTGATCGGGGAGGAGTTGGGGCTGGTCGGCAGTGTCACGATCGTGTTGCTCTTCGGTCTCTTCGTCATCAAGGGGTTTCAGATCGCCAGTCGAGCGCGCCAACCCTTCGGGCGGTACCTGGCGATGGGGATTACGATGCTGATCGGCCTGCAAGCGCTGGTCAACGCCGGTGTCGCGACGGGTTTGTTGCCGACCAAGGGATTGACGCTACCCTTCGTCAGCTACGGCGGTTCGTCCTTGGTCGTCAATCTGGTCGGGGTCGGGATCCTCTTGAGCATTTCGCGGGACCGGCATGGCGGGCGCGACGGGAGCGCAGGAAGCAGCCCGCGCAAACGCGGAGGTCTCTCGGTATGA
- the murD gene encoding UDP-N-acetylmuramoyl-L-alanine--D-glutamate ligase translates to MDLRNRRVAVLGLARSGVGAAKLLNRLGAQVTVADRKEPQELAAVLSQLDRTKIAVTVGRGYESSLDRAELVVISPGVPTQLEALERVRARAVPVIGELELASRFLSAPIVAVTGTNGKSTTVTLIGKFLQESGKRTFVGGNLGTAASEAALASVEAKAVGKSLYDYVVLEVSSFQLETTEQFHPWIASILNVTLDHMDRYPSVEPYVAAKARIFAHQQAGDYSLFNLDDARVAALRGGTKGTVLGFTRHPGDVAGVTGLTSLEGDRIVTTVRGTREDVCRRHELRLIGLHNVENVMAAVTYGLLCGCSLEAIRAVLRTFPGLEHALEFVRERRGVRFVNDSKGTNVDAVLKALEGIEQPMWLIAGGRDKGGDFSRLERLIRERVKGLILIGEAAGRIEAAMGNFDHCYHAASLRAAVEHAAQAAQPGEVVLLSPACASFDMFADYQDRGRQFKALVQALPA, encoded by the coding sequence ATGGACCTTCGGAATCGACGAGTGGCCGTGTTGGGTTTGGCGCGGAGCGGCGTGGGGGCCGCGAAATTGCTGAACCGGTTGGGGGCTCAGGTGACGGTGGCCGACCGCAAGGAGCCGCAAGAACTCGCGGCCGTCCTTTCGCAGTTGGATCGGACCAAGATCGCTGTAACGGTAGGGCGCGGCTACGAATCGTCGCTCGACCGGGCCGAACTGGTCGTGATCAGTCCCGGCGTGCCGACTCAGCTTGAGGCGCTGGAGCGGGTCCGCGCCCGCGCGGTGCCGGTGATCGGCGAGTTGGAGCTGGCCTCCCGGTTCCTGAGCGCGCCCATCGTGGCGGTGACCGGCACGAACGGGAAGAGCACCACCGTGACGTTGATCGGCAAATTTTTGCAGGAGAGCGGGAAGCGAACCTTCGTGGGCGGCAATCTTGGGACGGCTGCCAGCGAGGCTGCGCTGGCTTCGGTGGAGGCCAAGGCCGTCGGGAAGTCTCTCTATGACTATGTGGTCTTGGAGGTCTCCAGTTTTCAGCTCGAAACAACGGAGCAGTTCCATCCGTGGATCGCCTCGATTTTGAATGTCACGCTCGATCATATGGACCGGTATCCCTCTGTAGAGCCCTACGTTGCGGCGAAGGCCAGGATCTTCGCCCATCAACAGGCCGGGGACTATTCCCTTTTCAACCTCGACGATGCACGCGTGGCGGCCCTGCGGGGGGGGACCAAAGGCACCGTCTTGGGATTTACCAGACATCCCGGAGACGTCGCAGGAGTGACAGGCCTCACGTCCCTGGAGGGAGACCGGATCGTTACCACGGTGAGGGGCACGCGCGAGGACGTGTGTCGCCGCCACGAGCTGCGCCTGATCGGGCTCCATAATGTGGAGAATGTCATGGCCGCCGTCACCTATGGGCTGCTCTGCGGCTGTTCGTTGGAGGCCATTCGAGCCGTTCTTCGCACGTTTCCCGGGTTGGAGCATGCACTTGAGTTCGTCCGTGAGCGCCGAGGGGTGCGGTTCGTGAACGACTCCAAGGGAACTAATGTGGACGCCGTCCTAAAGGCCTTGGAGGGGATCGAGCAGCCGATGTGGTTGATTGCGGGTGGCCGCGACAAGGGCGGGGACTTTTCTCGACTGGAACGATTGATTCGTGAGCGGGTGAAAGGGTTGATTCTGATCGGAGAGGCGGCCGGCCGCATTGAAGCCGCCATGGGGAATTTCGATCATTGTTACCACGCAGCGTCCCTCCGCGCCGCCGTGGAGCACGCTGCCCAGGCGGCGCAGCCCGGCGAGGTGGTCTTGCTCTCGCCGGCCTGCGCCAGTTTCGACATGTTTGCCGATTATCAGGACCGGGGTCGGCAGTTCAAAGCCTTGGTGCAAGCCTTGCCGGCGTGA
- a CDS encoding phospho-N-acetylmuramoyl-pentapeptide-transferase, whose protein sequence is MLYNWLYPLHTQFSFLNVFRYQSFRIIYAAVTAFLIAFVMAPWVIRKLQEIKLGQQIRDDGPKRHLAKSGTPTMGGILIIFAVVLSTLLWADVTNRYVWLVLLVTVGFGAVGFADDYLKFIKRQSKGLSAGQKFACQFLVALGIGVFLYTLPGYTTKLSVPFFKFFTPDLGWFYIVFVILVIVGSSNAVNLTDGLDGLAIGPVMIASLAYTIVAYVTGNRVMAEYLLIPYIEGAGEIAIFTGAILGSSLGFLWFNTYPASVFMGDVGSLPLGAALGTVAVISKHELLLLLVGGVFVIEALSVILQVGSYKLRGKRIFNMAPIHHHFEMKGWDEPKVVVRLWIIAILLALLSLSTLKLR, encoded by the coding sequence ATGTTATACAACTGGCTATATCCGCTGCACACACAGTTTTCTTTCCTCAATGTCTTTCGCTACCAGAGCTTCAGGATCATCTACGCAGCGGTGACGGCGTTCTTGATCGCCTTCGTGATGGCCCCATGGGTCATCCGCAAGTTGCAGGAGATCAAGCTCGGCCAGCAGATCCGCGACGACGGCCCCAAGCGACATTTGGCGAAGAGCGGCACCCCCACCATGGGCGGCATCCTCATCATTTTCGCCGTCGTCTTGTCGACGCTCCTCTGGGCGGATGTGACCAATCGGTATGTCTGGCTGGTGCTGCTGGTCACGGTGGGCTTCGGGGCGGTCGGGTTCGCGGACGACTATCTGAAGTTCATCAAGCGGCAATCCAAGGGGCTGTCGGCAGGGCAGAAATTCGCCTGTCAGTTCCTGGTGGCGCTGGGCATCGGCGTGTTTCTGTACACCCTGCCGGGGTATACGACCAAGTTGAGCGTCCCCTTTTTCAAGTTCTTTACGCCCGATCTGGGCTGGTTTTACATCGTCTTTGTCATCCTGGTGATCGTCGGCAGTTCGAACGCCGTCAATTTGACGGACGGGTTGGACGGCCTCGCCATCGGACCGGTGATGATCGCCTCGCTGGCGTATACGATTGTGGCCTACGTGACCGGGAACCGAGTGATGGCCGAGTACCTGCTGATTCCCTACATCGAGGGCGCGGGAGAAATCGCCATTTTCACCGGAGCGATTCTGGGCTCCAGTCTGGGCTTCCTCTGGTTCAACACCTATCCGGCCTCGGTGTTCATGGGCGACGTGGGCTCCTTGCCGCTCGGCGCCGCCTTGGGGACGGTGGCGGTGATCAGCAAACATGAGTTGCTGCTGCTGTTGGTCGGGGGGGTGTTCGTGATCGAGGCGTTGTCGGTGATTCTTCAGGTGGGCTCGTACAAGTTGCGCGGGAAACGCATCTTCAATATGGCGCCGATTCACCACCATTTCGAGATGAAGGGCTGGGATGAGCCCAAGGTGGTGGTGCGGCTCTGGATCATTGCGATCCTCTTGGCCTTGCTCAGCCTGAGCACGCTCAAGTTGCGATAG
- a CDS encoding UDP-N-acetylmuramoyl-tripeptide--D-alanyl-D-alanine ligase, whose translation MREPGSRGGAGLFTLEETCEVLSAKLPAGLKPQQFKQRIRRVITDSRIVRSGDLFVALEGERFDGHVFVGKALAHGAICAVVREGHSLPPWNKREETPIVLAVRDTLEAFQRLASHYRSRFPIPVVAITGSNGKTTTKEMVAQVVAQRWKTLKTEGNLNNRIGVPQTLFQLAPRHQAAVIEMGVDQQGQTTRLCEIAKPTIGVITNIGPDHLEFFGSMEGSAQAKAELLDHLPPDGAVVLNADDEYFDYLAARAQCRVVAFGRSPRAEVRAVNVRSDDKGCTLFGLVLPGKSRQPEVRIRTQGAHNVSNALAAAAVGYVLGLSGTAIAAGLAKFRPAAMRSQISATHGVQLINDCYNANPASMKAAIQLLAELGRGKRSIAVLGDMLELGPKSTRMHRDVGAFIAGQGITRLLACGPLGRELAEGARMGGMASDAILELPDAAAAGIALSSMVRQGDVVLVKASRGMQMEQVVEALTGLRRVAKQAS comes from the coding sequence ATGCGTGAGCCTGGGAGCCGTGGGGGGGCGGGGCTGTTTACGCTGGAAGAGACCTGCGAGGTCTTAAGCGCCAAGCTTCCTGCCGGGTTGAAGCCGCAACAATTCAAGCAGCGCATCCGCCGGGTGATCACCGATTCGCGAATTGTCCGGTCCGGTGATCTGTTCGTGGCCTTGGAAGGAGAGCGATTCGACGGACACGTGTTTGTCGGGAAGGCCTTGGCTCACGGCGCAATCTGCGCCGTGGTTCGGGAGGGGCATTCCCTGCCACCTTGGAACAAGCGGGAGGAGACCCCGATTGTTCTGGCGGTGCGGGATACTCTGGAGGCGTTCCAGCGGTTGGCGTCTCACTATCGGAGCCGTTTTCCTATCCCCGTCGTGGCGATCACAGGGAGCAACGGCAAGACGACCACGAAGGAAATGGTGGCGCAAGTCGTGGCGCAACGGTGGAAGACGCTCAAAACGGAGGGCAATCTCAATAATCGCATCGGTGTACCGCAGACGTTGTTTCAACTCGCGCCGCGCCATCAAGCTGCCGTCATCGAGATGGGAGTCGATCAGCAGGGACAGACGACGCGGCTGTGTGAAATCGCCAAGCCGACCATCGGGGTGATCACCAACATCGGGCCGGATCACCTGGAGTTCTTCGGCAGTATGGAAGGGTCGGCGCAGGCCAAAGCCGAGCTGCTCGATCATCTTCCGCCGGACGGGGCGGTGGTGCTGAACGCCGACGATGAGTACTTTGACTATTTGGCCGCACGGGCGCAGTGTCGGGTCGTCGCATTCGGACGGTCGCCGCGGGCGGAGGTTCGGGCGGTCAATGTCCGGTCGGACGACAAGGGCTGCACCCTGTTCGGGCTGGTGTTGCCGGGCAAGAGCCGCCAGCCGGAGGTCCGCATTCGGACGCAAGGCGCGCACAATGTGAGCAATGCGCTCGCTGCCGCAGCCGTGGGTTATGTGTTGGGACTTTCGGGGACGGCCATTGCGGCGGGACTTGCAAAGTTTCGACCGGCCGCCATGCGGTCTCAGATTAGTGCCACGCATGGGGTCCAACTGATCAATGATTGTTACAACGCCAACCCCGCTTCCATGAAGGCGGCGATCCAACTCCTGGCAGAACTGGGGCGAGGGAAGCGGTCGATCGCCGTATTGGGGGACATGTTGGAGTTGGGGCCGAAAAGTACGCGCATGCACCGGGACGTGGGCGCATTCATCGCCGGCCAGGGAATCACCCGGCTCTTGGCCTGTGGACCGTTGGGGCGCGAATTGGCTGAAGGGGCGCGGATGGGGGGGATGGCGTCGGATGCGATTCTCGAATTGCCGGACGCGGCTGCGGCCGGTATAGCGCTGTCCTCCATGGTCAGACAGGGGGATGTGGTGTTGGTGAAGGCTTCACGGGGCATGCAGATGGAGCAGGTGGTGGAGGCGCTGACCGGCCTGCGACGGGTGGCCAAGCAAGCCTCATGA